The Pieris rapae chromosome 9, ilPieRapa1.1, whole genome shotgun sequence region cggggtgtaatgaataaatttttcatcCCACTAAATGTTaagtccacccctaaatttttttatttattttttagacaaaatttttcgtttttattttttctagatacaccatacaaaaatactctACGATCAACGATCCTATTTACATcccgattttttaaaaatctatccACAGATCCCTAATAAGCTTACAAGATGgcaatcaaatattataattgtagtagaatttaaaatatgtttcctaGAAATAACAttcatggcaaaacaacgtttgccgggtcagctagtttacctatatgaataaaagatattattttgattgattgattgagtGCCTACGTCTAGCTTTACTTTCAGGGCGTAACTacgatttaggaaatcgtCACGCTTAAAAAACTGCAAATTGTACAAACTTAGGTCTTCTGGGATTGGAATTATTCGTGGAGGAAGGAACGTGCTGCATTTTCACCGACCTAAAGGGAGAATCgtagcctagtggcttaaaTCATGATATCGTATACATACTTAGCGGAATACTTGTTTCTACGATTTAGGGTCGTCGCAGTGCTTATGTTGTAGGTGTCACTACAGATAAATCTATGCCGTTGTTTTTGAACTCATGCCAAAGatgagttaattttatttaaatcgtatTAAAACGATACATACCATGAGCTGGTTGATGTAATACTCATAAGTAATAGTGTCAGTGACAGGATCTAGAGCCGTTTGCATCATTTCTTCAAACTCTTCCTGTAATCAAAATTTAGTAGCGAATGTGGTTAATTTAGTGGTGCTGCAACCCTATTCGGGGTATATTGCCTTAGATCGCATCTGTTTCTTTTATAGACAACTaggtgatatatttatattatatcaattatttttgagtCGGCACCGGTCGTTCggtaaacattttatagtGATGTCTTGAATTACGTACTTGTGTAAATGGTTCTCCTTCTTCAAGCATGAGTTGCGTAAACCTCTCTTTTGAAAGATACCCTCGTCCTTCGATATCAAAATATCGGAACGCAGCTAGCAACATTTCTGCTGTTGCAGGGTAAAACCTAAAAGGAATTGATCAAACATGTTCACGCCATAATCGCtgacaatgaaataaattgaaaaactttttttataaatcattgcCTGATGCACAAATGATGTATAACTTTATGTCTTTTTaacgtttaaatattaaaagtggtTAGTGAACCTGTGTTCTATCATCACTTTACACATAAATGGTAGAAAATTTGCAAGTGGTACGTTTCCGGTAGCTTCCTTGTTTTCTGTAGCAAGTATAACTTCTTGTATTTCCGCTTCTGTGGGACAACATCCTGAAAATTTACaccatttgttaaaaaataatattttttatattatttattatgggGGTATGGGTAGGTACAAACCTAAAGATCGTAATATGGTTCCTATTTCTCTCACATCAACTACTTGCTTTCCGGAATGATCGAATACTTCGAATGCCTCTATTATTCTCTTCTCTAGATCATTATTAGGTTgaactaaaaataaagacGTATATcgtacaaacaataaaaacattttcgttctttattattacttgaatatacaaataaaaagtttaggtttatattattaatgttttagtatttttactttaccaattacaattataaatgaattttacaagaactttattattatgtaagaaTTGCATACAAATTATAGCGCTTACTTTTAGGCTCTTCTTTTCGCGCCATTTAAACGAGAATTTAATACGAGATtctaaactataatataaaaaacctgCACCACCCACCCAAACACAGCAGCGCTAACAAAAGTTACCAcatttgttacaaataaaatgttacttagCAACGtctaaatagttaat contains the following coding sequences:
- the LOC111004022 gene encoding dynein regulatory complex protein 8 isoform X2, with amino-acid sequence MARKEEPKIQPNNDLEKRIIEAFEVFDHSGKQVVDVREIGTILRSLGCCPTEAEIQEVILATENKEATGNVPLANFLPFMCKVMIEHRFYPATAEMLLAAFRYFDIEGRGYLSKERFTQLMLEEGEPFTQEEFEEMMQTALDPVTDTITYEYYINQLMVEDEVADTPQPPK
- the LOC111004022 gene encoding dynein regulatory complex protein 8 isoform X1, translating into MARKEEPKIQPNNDLEKRIIEAFEVFDHSGKQVVDVREIGTILRSLGCCPTEAEIQEVILATENKEATGNVPLANFLPFMCKVMIEHRFYPATAEMLLAAFRYFDIEGRGYLSKERFTQLMLEEGEPFTQEEFEEMMQTALDPVTDTITYEYYINQLMVAPKDVYNTADEMEAERKRLEAAAPKKRRASSLLRAAKN